In the Chryseobacterium sp. MYb264 genome, one interval contains:
- a CDS encoding zinc metallopeptidase, which translates to MIGYYIIIGISMLVSWWVSSRLKSKFEYYSNIHLRNGLSGKEVAEKMLRDNGINDVQVISVPGQLTDHYNPADKTVNLSEAVYMQRNAAAAAVAAHECGHAVQHAVGYSMLQLRSKLVPVVQISSNLMQFVLIGGIMIMAATRSIDNPNGNTLVLAIGVIMFAFTTLFAFVTLPVEYDASNRAMKWLKDTGTVTAEEFVGVQDSLKWAARTYVVAAIGSLAQLLYWASLLMGGRRD; encoded by the coding sequence AATCGAAATTTGAATATTATTCTAATATACATCTTAGGAACGGACTTTCTGGTAAAGAAGTGGCGGAAAAGATGTTAAGAGATAATGGAATTAACGACGTTCAGGTGATTTCAGTTCCTGGGCAATTGACAGATCACTATAATCCTGCGGATAAAACAGTGAATCTTTCAGAAGCAGTTTATATGCAGAGAAACGCTGCCGCTGCTGCTGTTGCCGCTCATGAGTGTGGGCACGCAGTTCAGCATGCTGTAGGATATTCAATGTTACAATTAAGATCAAAGCTTGTTCCGGTGGTTCAGATTAGCTCAAATTTAATGCAATTTGTTCTTATCGGAGGAATTATGATCATGGCTGCAACACGAAGTATAGATAACCCTAATGGAAATACCTTGGTTCTTGCCATTGGAGTTATCATGTTTGCCTTTACTACTCTTTTTGCATTCGTAACACTTCCGGTGGAATACGACGCGAGCAACAGAGCAATGAAATGGTTGAAAGATACCGGAACGGTAACTGCCGAAGAGTTTGTAGGGGTCCAGGATAGTTTAAAGTGGGCTGCCAGAACGTATGTTGTAGCTGCCATCGGTTCTCTAGCACAACTCCTTTACTGGGCATCATTATTGATGGGAGGAAGAAGAGATTAA